Below is a genomic region from Coleofasciculaceae cyanobacterium.
TATAAAGAGACTCTTGAAATTCTCGACCCATCATACTTCCAAATTGAGACCAACCCATATTAGGGGTTTTAGCTAAATTAGACTTAATTCGTTCGAGTTTTTTTCTCAATCCCATTAATTCTGTGGCGTTAGGAGGCAAAATTTCATTATAAGCTGATGCCAATTCCTCGTTGGTTACCGTATTAAAGTCAATAGACTCTCCAACTACAATTAAATTACGAACGATAGGCAACATATTATTTTCTCGATTATTTGGGTTAAAAAAACTTTTAACATTTGTTTGACCAAATGTTAAAAGTTTAATTAATAATACTAACTACAAGCGAAATTTTCAACTTAATTTATTATTAGTTGTTATCTTTAATTTTAAATTGGGGTTAGATCAATTAGTTTACAATACATTTATCTTACCTAAATAGTTGTTAAAAATATTTAATAGCTTGATATTAAGTTATAATATCCTCAAATATTTTTTGAAGTAGGTTGCAGTTTGAATGCTTCTAATATATAGCTTACTTAAAATAGTAATTCTAAATTAATACCTGCACGATTATCGTTATTTTCGATTGAGTTTTGCCATTCTAAGTTTGTAGATAAGCGTAAGTTGGAAATAACTGCGTAGCCAACGGACAAAGAAGTAATGCCTACTTCTTCGCTAGCTCCTGGAGAAATAAAGCTTTGAGATAGAGAAATATCACCCGCGCCAGTGCGCGAAAAAGCCAGCATCAGTCTTAAACCAAGGTGCAACCCGTCAGTATTAAAGTCATTACTTTGAACATAACGATAGCCAACGAGAGGAGCAATGTTTATATAGTTACCTAAAGGTAATAAGAAATAATGCAAATCTGCGCCAAAAGCATTGCGATCGCCATTAAATGCTGATTGATAGTCGGTGCTAAAAGTTAAACCAGTGCGCTTAATAAAAATATCTTCGATGCCGAAATTGATTCCTGCGGCATCATTAGAAGGAAAGTCAGTAAACCCAAGGCGTAAGCGTGTCCGAAAACTAGGATCGTGTCGAATGTCTTCTCTAACATCGGGGACTTCTTTTAACCAACGTTGCAGTGTCGGACTTTCTTGAATTACGCGATCGGGAATATCTAGATTTGTGTCTGCTTCTTGAGCAATGACGGGAAGGTTGACAAGGCTAATAAAACCAATTTGCCAACCAAAGCTGATAGACAACAGCTTTAAAAGATTAATGGCGTTCAAAGATTTACCCTAAATTTTCCTCAGCCAGTCTATCTTAAATGATCGAATGATCGTTGATAAGTCTTACTTTTCTGGAACAAACTTTAAAGATACACCGTTCATACAGTAGCGTTCTCCAGTGGGTTGAGGACCATCATTAAATACATGACCCAAATGACCGCCACAGCGACTACAGTGTACTTCTGTTCTAGTCATAAACAAGGAGCGATCTGTAGTAGTATCGATCGCCTCTGTTAAAGGTTTGTAAAAACTAGGCCATCCTGTACCGCTATTAAATTTGGTTTCAGAAGTAAACACAGGTTGACCGCAGCCAGCACAGAGATATGTACCATCGTCATAAACTTTGTCCAAAGAACTTGTCCCTGCTCTTTCTGTTCCATGTTTACGTAACACTTTGAACTGTTCGGGAGTTAAAGATTGTTTCCATTCCTGCTCGGATTTTTGAATTTCGTATTGATTTTCCGAAGTTGCCATAATTGTTAAATTGATAATTGTGAAGATTTGCAAATATTATTATTATGGCGTGAGTTCAACCGAAACGAAATTGGCTGATTGCCGTATGTTGATTGTTAGCTTTGAACAAAACTGACAGTGCTGGAGAAAATTTAAGCTATGGGAAGACAAAAACGAAAGACGCTCCCTTTGCCTAGTTCGCTTTTCACTTCAATGCGACCACCCTGCAATTCTACCAGACGACGAGCGATCGCCAGTCCAATACCCGTTCCCCCTGAATGACTGGCGCGGGAGGGATCGGCACGCCAAAAACGTTCAAATACATAGGATAGGTCTTTCTCGGCAATTCCCACTCCCGTATCGGTTACAGAGATCCACACCTGGCGATTAATTTTGATTGCTTCTACGACGATCGAGCCAGTTTCAGTGTAGCGAATCGCGTTACCTAATAAGTTGACTAAAATTTGTTCAGTGCGATCGCGATCGGCTAACACAGGAGGAATATCTTGAGGACAGTTTAATTTCAACTCTGGACCTTCTTCTAACAATTGATCGGCAAAACGTTCCACTAGAGAAACAAGTAAAGGACGCAAATTAATCTTGCGTAAGTTGATTGATAAATAACCAGCTTCTGCCTTAGAAAGTTCCTGTAAATCGTGAATTAATCGTTCTAAACGTCTTGTTTCTTTAATTAAACGTAAATAAAGTTCAGGAGTACCATCAATTCTGTCATCAGCCAGTTCTTCCAAATAACCTCGCACTACGGTTAAAGGTGTACGTAGTTCGTGAGTTAAATCGCTAATTAATTCTCTTCGTCTTTGTTCCACATCTCTAATACTGCTTGCCATCGAGTTGAAGCTGACGCTCAACTGATTTAATTCAGGAATGTCGCTTTCAGGAACTCTTTCGGCTAAATCTCCTGCTGCAAAATTTTGAGTGATTCGCTTCATCTGCTTAACAGGTTGAGTAATCCGCTTGGAAGAAATATAGCTTACACCTCCTGCGGCACTTGCTCCGACTATAACTGATAGAATTGCGCTGCGATTCCAAGCGTTTTGAAATCCTTCTACTAAGTAAGTACGAGCTGAACGAACGGTAAAAATACCTCTTTTTTCTAATTGTTCTAGACGCAAGACAAACATTCTGGGAGAAGAAACTTTAGCAATAATGACAAAGCTGCCTAATCCCACCATCATTACCAATAAATGTGAAATAAATAACCTCGCTCCTAAACTTAGTTTTGGCATTATGTCAGATCTATAGTTTGAGTTTTAATAACGTAATCAGCCAACATAGCTTATATTACTTGTGAATCATTGATAGTAAGTCTGTTCAATTTTTTGCTGTATACCTTGGGGGATTTTGCTAAAAAAGTTATATCCCGTTTTCTTTTCTACCTCATCTACAGATACGATGTAGTCTTGCCAATATGTGTTGCGCACCTGCTCAGAATTGGGTATCCAGACAGCAAGGGTAGCAACATTCTGTTTAGTTATCTCGGCATCTGCTCGATCTAAAATTAAGATAACTTTCCAGGTAAATTCGGGAACAACCACTTTACTTTGGGCAATTTTTTGGGCAATGCTGTTCCCCCCTGCCACAATATAGAGTTGCTTGCCTTGGAAAACTAAATTTCGGCTATATTCTTCTAATTCCCGCCAGACTTCGCGATTGTTACTAGGAGACTGAGGGATAATATTGGTCATGATGAAAGTACTGCTATTATCGGATCTACTGCTAGTGCGATCGCCACTGGGAACTAGATGTCCGCGATCGTAACCACTGCCTCGATAGTCATTTGGTCTGACGGCATAGCAATTAGTTGGTAGGTCGATGTTGGGACGAAAATCATCGACACGTTCTGTTGTGCCGATCCAACTGCGATCGAGCTGCCAACTAACCCAGTTAGCTATTCCTGCATTGCAGTTATAAGACAAGGCATATTCAGCTTGTTCAATTAGATAGTTGTTCTGGTTGCCGTTTGCCTGGCTGGGGTTGCCGTAGCGAAGATGTATATTTTGTGTAGCCGTGGTAGCACAACCAGTTAAAACAAAAATTAGAATTATGGCTGTGAAAGAAAATAAATTGTTAATAATCGATTTTAATTTCACAGCCGTTTGATGATTCATTCTTTAATTCCTGACAGCACCAGACTATTCTATAGGAGCAAACCCCTGACGCTGAATATTTTCCGTTACCACCCGAGGGTCTAAGAATTGTAGTAGATAATCGGGCCCTCCTGCTTTAGATCCCACCCCAGAAAGCTTAAAGCCACCAAAAGGTTGACGAGAGACGATCGCCCCAGTAATGTTGCGGTTGATATATAGGTTACCCACTTCAAACTCGCGGGATGCTTGGTCAATATGGCTGGGAGTACGGGAATATAAACCACCAGTCAGAGCGTAGTCTGTACCGTTAGCCAGAGATATAGCCTGGTCAAAATTATCTGCCTTCATTACCGCCAAAACAGGGCCAAAGATTTCTTCTTGGGCAATCGTATCTTCTGAAGTAACCCCGCTAAAAATAGTAGGAGAAACATAGTAACCACCGTCGGGAGTAGACATTTCTAAAGCTAGTTCACTTTCTTGTTTACCTTGGGTGATATATTCTAAAATGCGATCGCGAGCTTTCGGGTCAATTATCGGCCCTACCTGAATGCTAGGATTATCTGCTGCACCGACGTTCAGAGATTTAGTAGCCTCAACCAGTCTAGCAAGAAAGGCATCATGGACTGGGGATGCCACAATTACCCGCGAACAGGCTGAACATTTTTGTCCACTATAGCCAAACGCTGACTGTACTACCCCTGCTACTGCCTGGTCTAAATCGGCACTTTCATCCACAATAATGGCGTTTTTTCCGCCCATTTCGGCAATTACTCGCTTGAGATGTTTTTGTCCTGGCTGTAGTTTGGCAGCTTCTGCGTAGATTTGACAGCCAACTTCCCGCGAACCAGTAAAGGCAATTACGTGAGTGTCTTTGTGTTCGACTAAATACGTACCCACTTCTGAACCCTTGCCAGGAACATATTGAAATACTCCTTGAGGAATACCAGCTTCGACTAGAATTTCTGTCAACTTAGCCGCAATTACCGCCGAGGTGGCAGCTGGTTTTAAGAGAGTACAGTTACCTGTAACCAAAGCAGCAACGGTCATCCCAGTGGCGATCGCCAAGGGGAAATTCCAAGGAGAGATGACTACCGCAATACCTTTTGGTTGATAGAAGTAGCGGTTATTTTCACCTGCGATATCGTAGTTTGTTCCCTCAGTCAGTCTTTCCATCTCAGAGGCATAATAGCGACAAAAATCAATTGCCTCAGAAACTTCTCCGTCAGCCTGGGGAATAACTTTACCTACCTCTAAACA
It encodes:
- a CDS encoding HAMP domain-containing sensor histidine kinase; translation: MPKLSLGARLFISHLLVMMVGLGSFVIIAKVSSPRMFVLRLEQLEKRGIFTVRSARTYLVEGFQNAWNRSAILSVIVGASAAGGVSYISSKRITQPVKQMKRITQNFAAGDLAERVPESDIPELNQLSVSFNSMASSIRDVEQRRRELISDLTHELRTPLTVVRGYLEELADDRIDGTPELYLRLIKETRRLERLIHDLQELSKAEAGYLSINLRKINLRPLLVSLVERFADQLLEEGPELKLNCPQDIPPVLADRDRTEQILVNLLGNAIRYTETGSIVVEAIKINRQVWISVTDTGVGIAEKDLSYVFERFWRADPSRASHSGGTGIGLAIARRLVELQGGRIEVKSELGKGSVFRFCLPIA
- the msrB gene encoding peptide-methionine (R)-S-oxide reductase MsrB produces the protein MATSENQYEIQKSEQEWKQSLTPEQFKVLRKHGTERAGTSSLDKVYDDGTYLCAGCGQPVFTSETKFNSGTGWPSFYKPLTEAIDTTTDRSLFMTRTEVHCSRCGGHLGHVFNDGPQPTGERYCMNGVSLKFVPEK
- a CDS encoding DNA/RNA non-specific endonuclease, encoding MNHQTAVKLKSIINNLFSFTAIILIFVLTGCATTATQNIHLRYGNPSQANGNQNNYLIEQAEYALSYNCNAGIANWVSWQLDRSWIGTTERVDDFRPNIDLPTNCYAVRPNDYRGSGYDRGHLVPSGDRTSSRSDNSSTFIMTNIIPQSPSNNREVWRELEEYSRNLVFQGKQLYIVAGGNSIAQKIAQSKVVVPEFTWKVILILDRADAEITKQNVATLAVWIPNSEQVRNTYWQDYIVSVDEVEKKTGYNFFSKIPQGIQQKIEQTYYQ